Proteins encoded within one genomic window of Pongo pygmaeus isolate AG05252 chromosome 18, NHGRI_mPonPyg2-v2.0_pri, whole genome shotgun sequence:
- the LOC129015447 gene encoding phospholipid-transporting ATPase ABCA3-like — MVSTFFNRANIAVTSGTLFFFAVYFPASGLRLYYREMTLIQKLAACLSSNFAMSLGVKFPADAEKWRIGLKWNNIFSSTTPDNFSFACVLGMFLFDAFLYSLVAWYIEAIFPGSYGVPKPWNFFLQRSYWFVEPPEKKTEENQFYEKMQSKYFEAEPTDLIAGIQIKHLCKVFQGHNTTKIAVKDLSLNLYEGQITVLLGHNGAGKSTTLSILSGLYPPTSGKAYINGYDISKQMVQIRKSLGLCPQQNLLFNYLTVSEHLHFYCVIKGVQVKMTPAKIDHMLTTFNLLEKRNELSKSLSGGMKRKLSIIIAFIGGSKVVILGEPTSGMDPVSRKVTWDLLQHFKKDRTILLTTHYTDEADVLGDRIAVMIKGSLRCCGSSIFLKKIYGLSLLDYS, encoded by the exons CGAATATTGCAGTTACTTCGGGAACTTTGTTTTTTTTCGCTGTCTATTTTCCAGCTTCTGGCCTCCGTCTCTACTATAGAGAGATGACACTTATCCAGAAGCTGGCAGCCTGTCTCAGCTCAAATTTTGCAATGTCATTGGGAGTTAAATTTCCAGCTGATGCAGAAAAATGGA GAATTGGACTTAAATGGAATAACATCTTCTCATCAACTACACCGGATAACTTTTCTTTTGCCTGTGTGCTGGGAATGTTTTTATTTGATGCTTTCTTGTATAGCCTTGTGGCCTGGTATATAGAGGCTATCTTTCCAGGAAGCTATGGTGTGCCCAAGCCATGGAACTTTTTCTTACAG CGCTCTTACTGGTTTGTGGAACCACctgagaaaaaaactgaagaaaatcaaTTTTATGAGAAAATGCAAAGCAAGTATTTTGAAGCTGAACCTACTGATTTGATAGCAGGTATCCAGATCAAACATTTGTGCAAG GTATTCCAAGGGCACAACACTACCAAAATAGCTGTAAAGGACTTGTCTTTGAATTTATATGAGGGGCAGATCACTGTTCTTCTAGGACATAATGGGGCAGGAAAATCTACCACTCTATCCATTCTCTCAG GTCTCTATCCTCCTACAAGTGGAAAGGCCTATATTAATGGATACGATATCTCAAAGCAGATGGTCCAGATTAGGAAATCGCTGGGCTTGTGTCCCCAGCAGAACCTGTTGTTTAATTACTTGACAGTATCAGAACACCTTCATTTCTATTGTGTG ATAAAAGGAGTACAAGTAAAGATGACTCCTgcaaaaattgaccacatgctGACTACTTTTAACCTGCTAGAAAAGCGTAATGAATTGTCGAAGTCGCTGAGTGGAGGAATGAAGCGCAAACTCTCCATCATTATAGCATTTATAGGGGGCTCcaag GTAGTGATACTTGGTGAGCCAACGTCTGGTATGGACCCAGTCTCAAGGAAGGTCACCTGGGATCTCCTGCAGCATTTTAAAAAGGATCGTACCATCCTACTGACCACCCACTACACGGATGAAGCTGATGTTCTGGGTGACCGCATAGCCGTCATGATCAAGGGATCCCTGCGGTGCTGTGGCTCTTCaattttcctgaaaaaaatatatggTCTCTCTCTCCTTGATTATTCTTAG